Part of the Petrotoga olearia DSM 13574 genome, TGTGAAGATCTATCAAAAGTATTCAATCCTAAAAACATTTGAGGAGAAGTGGCATGTGTGTATCAATAATTGGTGGAATAAATATTGATTTTAAAGGATCTCCCTACCAAAAATTATCGTTCAAAACTTCAAACCCCGCTCGTATCTTTTATTCTTCTGGTGGTGTTGCTAGAAACGTTGCACACAATTTATGCAAATTAGAAGTGCCTGTTAATTTGTTTGGAGTAGTTGGGGACGATATATTCGGTGAAATAATTTTAACGGAACTAAATAACTTAAAGATAAATACTAATTTTATCAAGAAATGTGATAATTGCCGTACTGGTGTTTACCTTGCTATTTTAGACGAAAAGAAAGATATGATGGTTTCTATATCAGACATGGATATTATTAAAGAGATAAATGTAAATTACATAGAAAAATATAAAGATACCTTACTCCACTCGAAAATAGTCTTTCTTGAAGCAAATTTAGAAACACAAACGATAGAATACATACTTAAAGTTCTTGAAAACACGAACGTTTACACAGTTTTTAATGCGG contains:
- a CDS encoding carbohydrate kinase family protein codes for the protein MCVSIIGGINIDFKGSPYQKLSFKTSNPARIFYSSGGVARNVAHNLCKLEVPVNLFGVVGDDIFGEIILTELNNLKINTNFIKKCDNCRTGVYLAILDEKKDMMVSISDMDIIKEINVNYIEKYKDTLLHSKIVFLEANLETQTIEYILKVLENTNVYTVFNAVSNQKVKKLKNITEEIDYLTLNFSELKSLIEQENLNFYDEKSIQTIFSDKFPNISNLIVTNGDMGVLFLNNQFKKAEFFSVGKVEDFEIIDANGAGDAFTAGFIYGIYEDADIEKSIEYGIKASHITLKSPKTVADDLSTKIFD